A region of Saimiri boliviensis isolate mSaiBol1 chromosome 8, mSaiBol1.pri, whole genome shotgun sequence DNA encodes the following proteins:
- the EIF4G1 gene encoding eukaryotic translation initiation factor 4 gamma 1 isoform X9 has translation MMIPSQISYPASQGAYYIPGQGRSTYVVPTQQYPVQPGAPGFYPGASPTEFGTYAGAYYPAQGVQQFPTGVAPAPVLMNQPPQIAPKRERKTIRIRDPNQGGKDITEEIMSGARTASTPTPPQTGGGLEPQANGETPQVAVIVRPDDRSQGAIIVDRPGLPGPEHSPSESQPSSPSPTPSPSPILEPGSEPNLAVLSLPGDTVTTGMIQMSVEESAPVSCETGEPYCLSPEPTPLAEPILEVEVTLSKPVPESEFSSSPLQAPNPLASHTVESHEPNGVVPSEDLEPEVESSPELAPPPACPSESPVPIAPTAQPEELLNGAPSPPAVDLSPVSEPEEQAKEVTVSVVPPTVPSATPAVAPSATSPAPEEEMEEEEEEEEEGEAGEAESEKGGEELLPQESTPVPANLSQNLEAAAATQVAVSVPKRRRKIKELNKKEAVGDLLDAFKEANPAVPEVENQPPAGSNPGPESEGSSVPPRPEEADETWDSKEDKIHNAENIQPGEQKYEYKSDQWKPLNLEEKKRYDREFLLGFQFIFASMQKPEGLPHISDVVLDKANKTPLRPLDPARLQGINCGPDFTPSFANLGRPALSTRGPPRGGPGGELPRGPQAGLGPRRSQQGARKEPRKIIATVLMTEDIKLNKAEKAWKPSSKRTAADKDRGEEDADGSKTQDLFRRVRSILNKLTPQMFQQLMKQVTQLAIDTEERLKGVIDLIFEKAISEPNFSVAYANMCRCLMALKVPTTEKPTVTVNFRKLLLNRCQKEFEKDKDDDEVFEKKQKEMDEAATAEERGRLKEELEEARDIARRRSLGNIKFIGELFKLKMLTEAIMHDCVVKLLKNHDEESLECLCRLLTTIGKDLDFEKAKPRMDQYFNQMEKIIKEKKTSSRIRFMLQDVLDLRGSNWVPRRGDQGPKTIDQIHKEAEMEEHREHIKVQQLMAKGSDKRRGGPPGPPISRGLPLVDDGGWNTVPISKGSRPIDTSRLTKITKPGSIDSNNQLFAPGGRLSWGKGSSGGSGAKPSDAASEAARPATSTLNRFSALQQAVPTESTDNRRVVQRSSLSRERGEKAGDRGDRLDRSERGGDRGDRLDRARTPATKRSFSKEVEERSRERSSQPEGLRKAASLTEDRDRGRDAVKREATLPPANPPKAALSEEELEKKSKAIIEEYLHLNDMKEAVQCVQELASPSLLFIFVRHGVESTLERSAIAREHMGQLLHQLLCAGHLSTAQYYQGLYEILELAEDMEIDIPHVWLYLAELVTPILQEGGVPMGELLREITKPLRPLGKAASLLLEILGLLCKSMGPKKVGALWREAGLSWKEFLPEGQDIGAFVAEQKVEYTLGQESEAPGQRALPSEELSRQLEKLLKEGSSNQRVLDWIEANLSEQQIASNTLVRALMTAVCYSAIIFETPLRVDVAVLKARAKLLQKYLCDEQKELQALYALQALVVTLEQPPNLLRMFFDALYDEDVVKEDAFYSWESSKDPAEQQGKGVALKSVTAFFKWLREAEEESDHN, from the exons ATGATGATCCCTTCCCAGATCTCCTACCCAGCCTCCCAGGGGGCCTACTACATCCCCGGACAG GGCCGTTCCACGTATGTTGTCCCGACACAGCAGTACCCTGTGCAGCCGGGAGCCCCAGGCTTCTATCCAGGTGCAAGCCCGACAGAATTTGGGACCTATG CTGGCGCCTATTATCCAGCCCAAGGGGTGCAGCAGTTTCCCACTGGTGTGGCCCCCGCCCCAGTTTTGATGAACCAGCCACCCCAGATTGCTCCCAAGAGGGAGCGGAAGACG ATCCGAATTCGAGATCCAAACCAAGGAGGAAAGGATATCACAGAGGAGATCATGTCTGGGGCCCGCACTGCCTCCACGCCCACCCCTCCCCAG ACGGGAGGCGGTCTGGAGCCTCAAGCTAATGGGGAGACGCCCCAGGTTGCTGTCATTGTCCGGCCAG ATGACCGGTCACAGGGAGCAATCATTGTTGACCGGCCAGGGCTGCCTGGCCCAGAGCACAGCCCTTCAGAATCCCAGCCTTCATCACCTTCTCCGACCCCGTCGCCATCCCCAATCTTGGAACCGGGGTCTGAGCCTAATCTCGCAGTCCTCTCTCTTCCTGGGGATACTGTGACAACGGGGATGATACAAATGTCTGTAGAGGAATCAGCCCCCGTCTCCTGTGAAACTGGGGAGCCATACTGCCTCTCTCCAGAACCCACTCCTCTCGCCGAACCCATACTGGAAGTAGAAGTGACGCTTAGCAAACCAGTTCCAGAATCTGAGTTCTCTTCCAGTCCTCTCCAGGCTCCCAACCCTCTGGCATCTCACACAGTGGAAAGTCATGAGCCTAATGGCGTGGTCCCATCTGAAGATCTGGAACCAGAGGTGGAGTCAAGCCCAGAGCTTGCCCCTCCCCCAGCTTGCCCCTCCGAATCCCCTGTGCCCATCGCTCCAACTGCCCAACCTGAGGAACTGCTCAACGGAGCCCCCTCGCCACCAGCTGTGGACTTAAGCCCAGTCAGTGAGCCAGAGGAGCAGGCCAAGGAAGTCACAGTATCAGTGGTGCCGCCCACCGTCCCCTCTGCCACTCCTGCTGTGGCTCCTTCAGCTACTTCCCCAGCTCCggaggaggaaatggaggaagaggaagaagaggaggaagaaggagaagcaggagaaGCTGAGAgtgagaagggaggagaggaacTGCTCCCCCAAGAAAGTACCCCTGTCCCAGCCAACTTGTCCCAGAATTTGGAGGCGGCAGCAGCCACCCAAG tggcAGTATCTGTGCCAAAGAGGAGACGAAAAATTAAGGAGCTAAATAAGAAGGAGGCTGTGGGAGACCTTCTGGATGCCTTCAAGGAG GCGAACCCTGCAGTACCAGAGGTGGAAAATCAGCCTCCCGCAGGCAGCAATCCAGGCCCGGAGTCTGAGGGCAGCAGTGTGCCCCCACGTCCCGAGGAAGCAGACGAGACCTGGGACTCAAAGGAAGACAAAATTCATAATGCTGAGAAcatccagcctggggaacagaagtATGAATATAAGTCAG ATCAGTGGAAGCCTCTAAACCTGGAGGAGAAAAAACGTTACGACCGTGAGTTCCTGCTTGGTTTTCAGTTCATCTTTGCCAGTATGCAGAAGCCAGAGGGTCTGCCCCATATCAGTGATGTGGTGCTGGACAAG GCCAATAAAACACCACTGCGGCCACTGGATCCTGCTAGACTACAAGGCATAAACTGTGGTCCAGACTTCACTCCATCCTTTGCCAACCTTGGCCGGCCAGCCCTTAGCACCCGTGGGCCCCCAAGGGGTGGGCCAGGTGGGGAGCTGCCCCGAGGGCCG CAGGCTGGCCTGGGACCCCGGCGCTCTCAGCAGGGCGCCCGAAAGGAACCGCGCAAGATCATTGCCACAGTGTTAATGACTGAAGATATAAAACTAAACAAAGCAGAGAAAGCCTGGAAACCCAGCAGTAAGCGGACGGCGGCTGATAAGGATCGAGGGGAAGAGGATGCTGATGGCAGCAAAACCCAG GACCTATTCCGCAGGGTGCGCTCCATCCTGAATAAGCTGACACCCCAGATGTTCCAGCAGCTGATGAAACAAGTGACCCAGCTGGCCATCGACACCGAGGAACGCCTCAAAGGGGTCATTGACCTCATTTTTGAGAAGGCCATTTCTGAGCCCAACTTCTCTGTGGCCTATGCCAACATGTGCCGCTGCCTCATGGCG CTGAAAGTGCCCACTACAGAAAAGCCAACAGTGACTGTGAACTTCCGAAAGCTGTTGTTGAATCGATGTCAGAAGGAGTTTGAGAAAGACAAAGATGATGATGAGGTTTTTGAGAAGAAGCAAAAGGAGATGGATGAAGCTGCTACG GCAGAGGAACGAGGACGTCTGAAGGAAGAGCTGGAAGAGGCTCGGGACATAGCCCGGCGGCGCTCTTTAGGGAATATCAAGTTTATTGGAGAGTTGTTCAAGCTGAAGATGTTAACAGAGGCCATAATGCATGACTGTGTGGTCAAACTGCTTAAGAACCACGACGAAGAGTCCCTCGAGTGCCTTTGCCGTCTGCTCACCACTATTGGCAAAGACCTGGACTTTGAAAAAGCCAAG CCCCGAATGGATCAGTATTTCAATCAGATGGagaaaatcattaaagaaaagaagacGTCGTCCCGCATCCGCTTTATGCTGCAGGACGTGCTGGACCTGCGAGGG AGCAATTGGGTGCCACGCCGAGGGGATCAGGGTCCCAAGACCATTGACCAGATCCacaaggaggctgagatggaagagcACCGGGAGCACATCAAAGTGCAGCAGCTCATGGCCAAGGGCAGCGACAAGCGTCGGGGTGGCCCCCCAGGCCCGCCCATCA GCCGTGGACTTCCACTTGTGGATGATGGTGGCTGGAACACAGTTCCCATCAGCAAAGGCAGCCGCCCCATTGACACCTCACGACTCACCAAGATCACCAAG CCTGGCTCTATCGATTCTAACAACCAGCTCTTTGCACCTGGAGGGCGACTGAGCTGGGGCAAGGGCAGCAGCGGCGGCTCCGGAGCCAAGCCCTCAGACGCAG CATCAGAGGCTGCTCGCCCAGCTACTAGTACCTTGAATCGCTTCTCAGCCCTTCAACAAGCAGTACCCACAGAAAGCACAGATAATAGGCGTGTGGTGCAGAG GAGTAGCTTGAGCCGGGAACGAGGCGAGAAAGCTGGGGACCGGGGAGACCGCCTAGATCGGAGTGAACGGGGAGGGGACCGTGGGGACCGGCTTGATCGTGCGCGGACACCTGCTACCAAGCGGAGCTTCAGCAAGGAAGTGGAGGAGCGGAGTAGAGAACGGTCCTCCCAGCCTGAGGGGCTGCGCAAGGCAGCTAGCCTCACAGAGGATCGGGACCGTGGGCGGGATGCCG TGAAGCGAGAAGCTACCCTACCCCCAGCGAACCCCCCGAAGGCAGCACTCTCTGAGGAGGAGTTAGAGAAGAAATCCAAGGCCATCATAGAGGAATACCTCCATCTCAATGACATGAAG GAGGCAGTACAGTGTGTGCAGGAGCTGGCCTCACCCTCGCTGCTCTTCATCTTTGTACGGCATGGTGTCGAGTCTACGCTGGAGCGCAGTGCCATTGCTCGTGAGCACATGGGGCAGCTGCTGCACCAGCTGCTCTGTGCTGGACACCTGTCCACTGCTCAATACTACCAAGG GCTGTATGAAATCCTGGAATTGGCTGAGGACATGGAAATTGACATCCCCCACGTGTGGCTCTACCTAGCGGAACTGGTAACACCCATTCTGCAGGAAGGTGGGGTGCCCATGGGGGAGCTGTTGAG GGAAATTACAAAGCCTCTGAGACCGCTGGGCAAAGCTGCTTCCCTGTTGCTGGAGATCCTGGGCCTCCTGTGCAAGAGCATG GGTCCTAAAAAGGTGGGGGCGCTGTGGCGAGAAGCTGGGCTTAGCTGGAAGGAGTTTCTACCTGAAGGCCAGGACATTGGTGCATTCGTCGCTGAACAG AAGGTGGAGTATACCCTGGGCCAGGAGTCAGAAGCCCCTGGCCAGAGGGCACTCCCCTCCGAGGAGCTGAGCAGACAGCTAGAGAAGCTGCTGAAGGAGGGCAGCAGTAACCAGCGGGTGTTGGACTGGATAGAG GCCAACCTGAGTGAGCAGCAGATAGCATCCAACACGCTAGTTCGAGCCCTCATGACGGCTGTCTGCTATTCTGCAATTATTT TTGAGACTCCCCTCCGAGTGGACGTTGCAGTGCTGAAAGCCCGAGCGAAACTGCTGCAGAAATACCTGTGTGATGAGCAGAAGGAGCTGCAGGCACTCTACGCCCTCCAGGCCCTTGTAGTGACCTTAGAACAGCCTCCCA ACCTGCTGCGGATGTTCTTTGACGCCCTGTATGACGAGGACGTGGTGAAGGAGGACGCCTTCTACAGTTGGGAGAGTAGCAAGGACCCCGCTGAGCAGCAGGGCAAGGGTGTGGCCCTGAAATCTGTCACGGCCTTCTTCAAGTGGCTCCGTGAGGCAGAGGAAGAGTCTGACCACAACTGA